A window of Corallococcus macrosporus DSM 14697 contains these coding sequences:
- a CDS encoding nuclear transport factor 2 family protein — protein MLKRFLAFSVLSLLAACAPKRIPGTDIVDNSDTRAILAVMEQYRTALEARDAQAIQKLVSPSFQDDGGTPSDPSDDLTAETLVPYLEKVFPRIQGPRIELSIRRIQVGEGVAAAIYYWNASWRMPSLHSRPMKESELEQMVLRKEDGTWKIVTGI, from the coding sequence ATGCTCAAACGCTTCCTCGCCTTCAGCGTCCTGTCCCTGCTGGCCGCGTGCGCCCCGAAGCGCATCCCCGGCACGGACATCGTCGACAACTCCGACACGCGCGCCATCCTCGCGGTCATGGAGCAGTACCGCACCGCGCTGGAGGCCCGGGACGCCCAGGCCATCCAGAAGCTCGTCTCGCCTTCGTTCCAGGACGACGGCGGCACGCCGAGCGACCCCAGCGATGACCTGACGGCGGAGACCCTGGTGCCGTACCTGGAGAAGGTCTTCCCCCGCATCCAGGGCCCCCGCATCGAGCTGAGCATCCGCCGCATCCAGGTGGGCGAGGGCGTGGCCGCCGCCATCTACTACTGGAACGCCTCCTGGCGGATGCCGTCGCTCCACTCGCGCCCCATGAAGGAGTCCGAGCTGGAGCAGATGGTGCTCCGCAAGGAAGACGGCACCTGGAAGATTGTCACCGGCATCTGA